A genomic segment from Pyrodictium occultum encodes:
- a CDS encoding methyltransferase domain-containing protein — translation MEPTTYGLEVYRFQPRRAAVPGYLLVDVAAECSEGRNERIEWGYSTVSCSDGVLEVSINGAISVTLDSAEARLLREDYMYMVTGKGLIPIEVRRPGAYMRLHNPRGLKTPTLIINGIHMHRIVGMDPVSDARAKVAAARVKRGHVVLDVCTGLGYTAIASLERGASRVYTIEVSREVLALAELNPSSKRLADRRAVIILGDASQVIGLLPDNSFDRVIHDPPRFNVAGELYSSVFYREIYRVLKPGGVLFHYTGEPMKTRGHGRGPIVRGVVERLRAAGFTNIHFNDKAQGVVARKPRSL, via the coding sequence TTGGAGCCCACGACCTACGGGTTGGAGGTTTATAGGTTTCAGCCACGCAGAGCCGCTGTGCCAGGCTACCTGCTGGTTGACGTGGCAGCAGAGTGCAGTGAGGGGAGAAATGAGCGCATAGAGTGGGGGTACTCCACCGTATCATGTTCCGACGGGGTACTAGAAGTAAGCATCAATGGAGCTATATCAGTAACACTCGATAGTGCTGAGGCCAGGCTCCTGCGGGAAGACTACATGTACATGGTTACGGGAAAGGGGCTCATACCTATTGAGGTTAGGCGGCCAGGAGCCTACATGAGGCTCCACAACCCTCGAGGCCTCAAAACCCCCACATTGATTATCAACGGCATACACATGCACCGCATAGTAGGCATGGACCCCGTGAGCGATGCTAGAGCCAAGGTTGCCGCCGCCCGGGTAAAACGCGGGCACGTGGTTCTTGATGTATGTACAGGCCTAGGCTATACCGCCATAGCCTCGCTAGAGAGGGGAGCAAGCAGAGTCTACACAATAGAGGTTAGCAGGGAAGTGCTGGCACTGGCTGAGTTAAACCCGTCGAGCAAGAGGCTAGCCGACAGGAGGGCGGTAATCATTCTGGGCGACGCCTCCCAAGTAATAGGGCTCCTGCCTGACAACAGCTTCGACCGCGTGATACATGACCCTCCAAGGTTCAACGTGGCCGGGGAGCTATATAGCAGCGTATTCTATCGCGAGATCTACCGCGTACTGAAGCCCGGGGGCGTGCTCTTCCACTATACAGGAGAGCCCATGAAGACCAGAGGCCACGGCCGCGGCCCCATCGTAAGGGGCGTTGTTGAGAGACTGAGGGCCGCAGGGTTCACCAATATACACTTCAACGACAAGGCTCAGGGCGTAGTAGCCCGTAAACCGCGGAGCCTGTAG
- a CDS encoding SWIM zinc finger family protein, with translation MHEDCSARDVRCNSQGKHGIYIVYYSPRRNYLRCTCPASYYGRLCKHALAVKTYIDALLESRNKGQPKPPSPYGSASE, from the coding sequence ATACATGAGGATTGTAGCGCCCGGGACGTACGCTGCAACAGTCAGGGGAAGCACGGCATATACATCGTCTACTACAGTCCAAGGAGAAATTACCTACGATGCACATGCCCAGCATCATACTATGGAAGGCTATGCAAACACGCGCTAGCAGTAAAAACCTACATAGACGCCCTACTGGAGTCCAGGAACAAGGGTCAGCCGAAACCTCCATCACCATACGGCAGCGCGTCAGAGTGA
- a CDS encoding geranylgeranylglycerol-phosphate geranylgeranyltransferase, which translates to MSVTSLNTLKGVLMLTRPHNLFVAIITTFIGYGLVSRIYGLPLLSSSFIYATAVVVFVAAAGYVINDYYDVETDRVSKPWRPLVTGIVAPTTARLLAYILYLAGMVVSLVLGFWPAVFAALNAVLTHEYSRWVKKTGFLGNLLVALNSAATILFGGLVRSLDANSPVPYLVLLPSLYAFLLILGREIVKGIEDVEGDKRIGAMTLAVSCGVHCARSVAALLLLVVVAISPLPALLGPYNLAYLALALVVDASIILAIHALYNGHEARHIVEASRRARSLLKISLLAGGLAFALGLF; encoded by the coding sequence ATGTCAGTTACCAGCTTGAATACCCTCAAAGGGGTCCTAATGCTCACCAGGCCTCATAACTTGTTTGTGGCTATAATCACTACATTCATAGGCTACGGCCTAGTGTCCAGGATATATGGGCTCCCCTTACTATCCTCATCATTCATATACGCTACAGCTGTAGTCGTATTTGTAGCTGCGGCTGGCTATGTAATAAACGATTACTATGACGTAGAGACGGATAGGGTGTCAAAGCCCTGGAGGCCTCTTGTGACTGGCATAGTAGCGCCAACCACTGCAAGGCTCCTAGCATATATACTATACCTGGCTGGTATGGTGGTCTCCCTTGTCCTAGGCTTCTGGCCGGCGGTATTTGCAGCGCTAAACGCGGTGCTGACACACGAGTACTCGCGTTGGGTTAAAAAGACCGGTTTTCTAGGCAATCTGCTAGTGGCACTGAACTCCGCTGCAACCATACTCTTCGGAGGCCTCGTAAGGAGTCTCGACGCTAACTCCCCGGTACCCTACCTCGTCCTGCTACCATCACTCTATGCTTTCCTGCTCATACTGGGAAGGGAGATAGTGAAGGGCATAGAGGACGTGGAGGGGGATAAGCGCATAGGAGCAATGACTCTTGCAGTCAGCTGTGGAGTCCACTGCGCTAGAAGTGTTGCTGCACTACTCCTGCTCGTAGTAGTTGCTATAAGCCCATTGCCAGCTCTGCTAGGGCCGTACAACCTGGCTTACCTAGCGCTGGCGCTTGTCGTGGACGCGAGCATTATCTTAGCGATACATGCACTCTACAATGGTCATGAGGCTCGGCATATAGTAGAGGCCTCCAGGAGAGCCAGGAGCCTCCTTAAGATAAGCTTACTCGCCGGGGGCCTCGCTTTCGCCTTGGGCCTCTTCTAG
- a CDS encoding tRNA(Phe) 7-((3-amino-3-carboxypropyl)-4-demethylwyosine(37)-N(4))-methyltransferase, with product MHVAPQPSTCNTAEWRGLRRRLLESLREASTRNELDQDIMDVLEALNSIPCIATSSSCSGRIAVFSAPTPGDKRHGGIVRKWHKPIGPQELEEAVREAMNANHSYLWAAAQPPILALHTCSIAMAELLASIAVRAGYKYTGYRYTSRSYYMFIFGTERIDIPIMFRGRFVATRNYSLLAELLNSYLALGKRKLDRLRRAIASMLDVLRTGCEEATLS from the coding sequence ATGCATGTGGCTCCACAGCCGAGTACATGTAACACCGCTGAGTGGCGAGGCCTGCGTAGAAGACTCCTTGAAAGCCTCCGTGAGGCGTCTACAAGAAACGAGCTAGACCAAGACATCATGGATGTTCTTGAAGCTCTGAACTCTATACCATGCATAGCAACATCCAGCTCCTGCAGTGGCCGCATAGCCGTGTTCTCCGCACCCACGCCCGGCGACAAGAGGCATGGAGGTATTGTACGAAAGTGGCATAAGCCCATAGGGCCACAAGAGCTTGAGGAGGCCGTCAGAGAGGCCATGAACGCTAACCATAGCTACCTCTGGGCAGCCGCACAGCCCCCAATACTGGCGCTCCACACATGCAGCATTGCTATGGCAGAGCTTCTAGCCAGCATAGCTGTCAGGGCTGGCTATAAGTATACGGGGTACCGCTATACATCCAGGTCCTACTACATGTTCATATTCGGCACCGAGCGGATAGACATACCTATAATGTTCAGGGGAAGGTTCGTAGCCACGCGGAATTATAGCTTGCTGGCTGAGCTCCTCAACTCCTACCTAGCATTGGGGAAGCGTAAACTGGATAGGCTGCGTAGGGCTATAGCATCGATGCTGGACGTGCTACGCACGGGCTGTGAAGAGGCTACCCTATCCTGA
- a CDS encoding C/D box methylation guide ribonucleoprotein complex aNOP56 subunit (functions along with aFIB and aL7a; guides 2'-O-methylation of ribose to specific sites in RNAs) yields MKVYIVDHFTGSYALNEDRELVAYEHVSKSLDDIVEEALKVERGEPTAAYLRLLEKLKERGIATVVVETTEMAKVASSKGFEVEVRPANEIARHFRNQAAEIASSTGFVKDVDEYYKLLHEFTIEMTRRKLRRAAQKRDLLAAQAIRAIDDIDKTTNLFAARLREWYSLHFPELDDLVREHEDYVKIVAELGHRDNITVENLVKLGFSEEKAKKIAEAAAKSMGADYPEFDIQPMQRLARITLELYKLRRDLSDYIAQVMKEVAPNVTALVGPLLGARLISLAGSLEELAYMPASTIQVLGAEKALFRALRTGGKPPKHGVIFQYPDIHRSPRWQRGKIARALAAKLAIAAKVDYFTGRYIGDKLKEALRKRIEEIKRIYKKPPKRKEIKPAKPARPAKPARPSRGGKGGKGRGRKGRRKGR; encoded by the coding sequence ATGAAGGTTTATATTGTTGACCATTTTACCGGCAGCTACGCCCTCAATGAGGATAGGGAACTAGTGGCATACGAGCATGTGTCAAAAAGCCTTGACGATATAGTAGAGGAGGCACTCAAGGTGGAGCGAGGCGAGCCGACGGCAGCGTATCTTAGGCTTCTTGAGAAGCTTAAAGAGAGGGGTATCGCCACCGTAGTCGTTGAGACCACTGAGATGGCCAAGGTGGCATCTAGCAAGGGCTTTGAGGTTGAGGTTAGGCCTGCCAATGAGATAGCCCGCCACTTTAGGAACCAAGCGGCCGAGATAGCCTCCAGCACCGGGTTCGTTAAGGATGTAGACGAGTACTATAAGCTCCTGCATGAATTCACCATTGAGATGACCCGGAGAAAGCTACGTCGCGCCGCTCAGAAGCGTGACCTCCTAGCAGCCCAGGCTATAAGAGCCATAGACGATATAGATAAGACGACTAACTTGTTCGCTGCAAGGCTCCGCGAGTGGTACAGCCTCCACTTCCCAGAGCTAGACGATCTAGTCCGCGAGCATGAAGACTATGTGAAGATAGTGGCTGAGCTGGGCCACCGTGACAATATAACTGTTGAAAACCTAGTGAAGCTCGGTTTCAGCGAGGAGAAGGCCAAGAAGATTGCAGAGGCGGCCGCTAAGAGCATGGGCGCCGACTACCCGGAGTTCGACATACAGCCTATGCAGAGACTGGCGAGGATCACGCTTGAGCTCTATAAGCTGCGTAGAGACCTCTCAGACTACATAGCCCAGGTAATGAAGGAAGTAGCCCCCAATGTAACAGCGCTAGTCGGCCCACTGCTAGGCGCGAGGCTCATAAGCCTTGCAGGCAGCCTGGAGGAGCTAGCCTATATGCCAGCCAGCACCATCCAGGTGCTGGGCGCCGAGAAGGCGCTCTTCCGCGCCCTACGCACGGGAGGGAAGCCGCCGAAGCATGGCGTGATATTCCAGTATCCCGACATTCATCGTAGCCCCCGTTGGCAGCGTGGTAAGATAGCTAGGGCTCTCGCCGCTAAGCTCGCTATAGCAGCTAAGGTGGACTACTTCACGGGCAGGTACATCGGCGATAAGCTGAAGGAGGCTCTGAGGAAGAGGATAGAGGAGATAAAGAGGATATATAAGAAGCCGCCCAAGAGGAAGGAGATAAAGCCTGCAAAGCCTGCTAGACCCGCTAAACCGGCACGGCCCAGCCGCGGCGGAAAGGGTGGTAAGGGCAGGGGCAGGAAGGGGAGAAGAAAGGGGAGGTAG
- a CDS encoding fibrillarin-like rRNA/tRNA 2'-O-methyltransferase has protein sequence MVEVVNVYEHDRYKNVYVVELEDGSTRLATVNLAPGKRVYGERLFKWGDKELREWNPYRSKLAAALLKGIEELPIKPGHQILYLGAATGTTPSHVSDLLGPRGKLYALDVAPRVMRELIAVCETRPNMFPLLADARRPYEYRHIVELVDGIYADVAQPDQATIVADNADYFLREGGYLLMAIKARSIDVTKEPSEVFRSQIDELKNRGFEIIDMVHLEPFDRDHAMVYARYRPQKQGA, from the coding sequence ATGGTTGAGGTCGTCAATGTATATGAGCATGACCGCTACAAGAACGTCTACGTGGTCGAGCTGGAGGACGGATCCACGAGGCTTGCCACGGTCAACCTAGCTCCAGGGAAGAGGGTCTATGGAGAGAGGCTCTTCAAGTGGGGAGACAAGGAGCTGCGCGAGTGGAACCCCTACCGCAGCAAGCTTGCCGCAGCCCTGCTTAAGGGCATCGAGGAGCTCCCGATAAAGCCTGGGCACCAGATACTCTACCTAGGCGCCGCTACCGGTACAACACCCAGCCATGTATCCGACTTACTGGGCCCCAGAGGCAAGCTCTACGCGCTCGATGTAGCGCCACGTGTAATGAGGGAGCTTATAGCCGTCTGTGAGACCAGGCCCAACATGTTCCCCTTGCTCGCCGACGCTAGGAGGCCCTACGAGTACCGCCACATAGTTGAACTCGTAGACGGGATATATGCTGACGTAGCCCAGCCTGACCAGGCAACCATAGTGGCGGACAATGCTGACTACTTCCTGAGGGAGGGAGGCTACCTGCTAATGGCTATAAAGGCTAGGAGCATTGATGTGACCAAGGAGCCGAGCGAGGTGTTCCGTAGCCAGATAGACGAGCTGAAGAACAGGGGCTTCGAGATAATAGATATGGTGCACCTGGAACCCTTCGATAGGGACCACGCAATGGTGTATGCAAGGTATAGGCCCCAGAAGCAGGGGG